In a single window of the Acidobacteriota bacterium genome:
- a CDS encoding VWA domain-containing protein produces the protein MLRLPLVSIICSLCFLPGILNAQEDTESIGISTNTVILNAYITDRAGKPVRELPQNLFTILENGAEQKITFFEAQSTPFAVAILLDSSGSMEERIVLARAAALHFLDSLRPRDVAAVYTFDSKIREIRGFHLGRDLPESFYEVRSRGMTVLYDAIVRAAIELEKRPEKRRAILVLSDGADTQSAASKDKALKAASKADAVIYSVDMSPTGTIGGPTQMNQRALKELSDKTGGEYVRSSGGVEMREAFQRIADELGTQYTLAYDPSDEKMDGKWRSIELKIRRPNLNIRTRRGYFAIQR, from the coding sequence ATGCTCAGACTTCCGTTAGTGTCAATAATTTGCTCCTTATGCTTCCTGCCGGGCATTTTAAACGCGCAGGAAGACACCGAATCGATCGGAATTTCAACAAATACCGTAATTCTTAATGCGTACATCACCGACAGGGCCGGTAAGCCCGTTCGGGAACTTCCGCAGAATCTGTTCACGATCCTTGAGAACGGTGCCGAACAGAAGATCACATTTTTTGAGGCTCAATCTACTCCGTTTGCAGTAGCCATCCTGCTCGATTCATCGGGAAGCATGGAGGAAAGGATCGTCCTTGCTCGAGCGGCCGCCCTGCATTTCCTGGACTCGCTGAGACCAAGAGACGTCGCAGCGGTCTATACTTTTGATTCAAAGATCCGCGAGATCCGCGGATTTCATCTCGGCCGCGATCTGCCTGAGAGTTTTTACGAAGTGAGGTCGCGAGGGATGACGGTGCTATACGATGCGATCGTTAGAGCTGCAATTGAACTTGAAAAGCGGCCGGAAAAACGTCGCGCCATTTTAGTGCTGTCTGACGGAGCTGATACTCAAAGCGCCGCGAGCAAGGACAAGGCATTGAAAGCAGCCTCAAAGGCCGATGCTGTCATATATAGCGTCGATATGTCGCCGACAGGAACTATCGGGGGGCCGACTCAGATGAATCAGCGAGCTTTGAAGGAATTGTCGGACAAGACAGGCGGCGAATACGTCCGATCCAGCGGCGGAGTTGAAATGCGCGAAGCGTTTCAGAGGATCGCTGATGAGCTGGGAACCCAATATACTCTGGCTTATGATCCGTCGGATGAAAAAATGGACGGCAAATGGCGGTCTATCGAACTAAAGATACGCCGTCCGAACCTGAACATCCGTACGCGCCGCGGCTATTTTGCGATACAACGTTAA
- a CDS encoding D-alanine--D-alanine ligase, translating to MKKRVAVIFGGRSGEHEISIRSAKTVIEQIDPAKYEIVPLAISRSGAWLTPEQSIELFPEATRTTFIDRYGPASQVRGLLTGDSSIGGFVGFGDLNEEPPVIDVIFPVLHGTYGEDGTIQGLFEMSGLPYVGCGVLASSCGMDKVTMKILFRDAGLPICRYVWFLRSEWDIDPDKVIEQTVAKIGLPCFVKPANLGSSVGISKASTPEELRSAIDLAAEYDRKIIVEEAIEMRELECAVMGNDSPEASLPGEYVILDESKRFLDYTEKYSGTGNNEFVVPAPISEELSQRVRQMAVTAFKAVDGSGLARVDLFLRNDNGALLMNEINTLPGLTDASGFPKMWAASGKPLPQLIDELIELAIERFEDRRRNKTII from the coding sequence ATGAAAAAGCGTGTGGCCGTCATTTTTGGCGGGCGTTCAGGCGAACACGAGATCTCCATCCGTTCGGCAAAAACCGTCATAGAGCAGATTGATCCGGCAAAATATGAGATAGTGCCTCTGGCGATCTCTCGTTCTGGTGCATGGCTTACGCCGGAGCAGTCTATAGAGCTTTTCCCCGAAGCGACCCGCACAACTTTCATTGATAGATATGGCCCTGCATCGCAAGTTCGCGGATTGCTGACGGGTGATTCCTCGATCGGAGGTTTTGTCGGATTCGGAGATCTAAACGAAGAACCCCCGGTAATCGACGTTATTTTTCCGGTACTTCACGGCACCTACGGCGAGGACGGCACGATCCAGGGACTTTTTGAGATGTCGGGCTTGCCATATGTCGGCTGCGGCGTTTTGGCGAGCTCTTGCGGCATGGACAAGGTGACAATGAAGATCCTTTTTCGCGACGCCGGATTGCCGATATGCCGATATGTTTGGTTCCTCAGGTCAGAATGGGACATAGATCCGGACAAGGTAATAGAACAGACCGTCGCCAAGATCGGACTGCCTTGTTTCGTCAAGCCTGCAAATCTGGGCTCATCAGTAGGGATATCCAAAGCGTCAACACCCGAGGAATTGAGGTCGGCGATCGATCTTGCCGCTGAATATGACCGCAAGATCATTGTCGAAGAAGCGATCGAGATGCGAGAACTCGAATGTGCAGTAATGGGCAACGACTCGCCGGAAGCGTCTCTACCCGGCGAATATGTGATCTTGGATGAATCGAAACGTTTCCTGGATTACACCGAGAAGTATTCCGGAACCGGCAATAATGAATTTGTTGTGCCTGCGCCGATCTCAGAAGAGCTGTCACAAAGGGTCCGGCAAATGGCTGTGACAGCATTTAAGGCCGTCGATGGTTCCGGATTAGCCCGAGTCGATCTCTTCTTGAGAAACGACAACGGAGCACTGCTGATGAACGAGATAAATACGCTTCCAGGACTAACGGATGCATCCGGATTCCCAAAGATGTGGGCTGCAAGCGGCAAGCCGCTGCCTCAACTCATTGATGAACTGATCGAACTCGCCATTGAGCGTTTCGAAGATCGAAGACGAAATAAGACGATCATTTAA
- the rocF gene encoding arginase, producing MQTADKTIGLLGVPLGFGAGTLGSDLGVEAMRISNVRGMTLADHVIALGYGFKDHGDVPIVRPEGITTENGIKHYGAVLNSFRNIASSLDSVLQEGHMPIILGGDHSIAIATFSAISNFYRKGGSEVGLIWFDAHADINTPETSPSGNIHGMPLAALLGLGDDAIASLGGSRPKLDPTYFAHIGARDVDTGERQTVHDLGLRDQFFTMSDIDSRGMAACVADAIAIASKAPGGFAVTFDIDMIDPRFAPGSGTLVRGGTTYREAHLALEMIAANGGMISFEMVEVNPLLDQNNITVELAVELILSVLGKTIL from the coding sequence ATGCAAACTGCAGATAAGACAATAGGCCTATTGGGTGTACCATTGGGCTTCGGCGCGGGAACACTAGGAAGCGATCTCGGCGTCGAAGCGATGCGAATATCAAACGTCCGGGGAATGACGTTGGCAGATCACGTCATTGCTCTGGGTTACGGTTTCAAGGACCATGGCGATGTCCCCATAGTTCGGCCCGAAGGCATTACCACCGAGAACGGCATTAAACACTATGGGGCCGTATTGAACTCATTTCGTAATATTGCCTCTTCGCTAGATTCGGTTCTGCAGGAGGGTCATATGCCGATCATTCTCGGCGGTGACCATTCGATCGCAATCGCGACCTTTTCCGCAATTTCGAATTTTTACCGAAAGGGCGGCAGCGAGGTCGGCTTGATCTGGTTTGACGCACATGCTGACATCAACACGCCCGAGACCTCGCCAAGCGGCAACATCCACGGGATGCCGTTGGCGGCACTTTTGGGCTTAGGCGATGATGCGATCGCAAGTTTGGGCGGCTCTCGGCCTAAACTCGATCCAACCTATTTTGCCCATATCGGAGCGCGGGACGTTGATACAGGTGAAAGGCAGACCGTGCATGACTTAGGGCTTCGCGATCAATTCTTCACGATGAGCGACATCGACTCTCGAGGTATGGCTGCATGTGTTGCCGATGCCATAGCGATCGCCTCAAAGGCTCCGGGCGGTTTCGCGGTAACCTTTGACATCGATATGATCGACCCGAGATTTGCCCCGGGTTCCGGTACATTGGTTCGAGGCGGGACGACGTATCGCGAAGCGCACCTTGCACTTGAAATGATCGCTGCAAACGGCGGAATGATATCTTTCGAGATGGTCGAGGTAAATCCTCTTCTTGATCAAAACAACATCACGGTAGAACTGGCGGTCGAATTGATCCTCTCGGTTCTCGGAAAGACAATACTATGA
- a CDS encoding HPr family phosphocarrier protein, translating into MLETRVRVVNELGLHARAAAQLVRKAAAFRSSIKVTRLDRNITANAKSILSVLYIAAALGTELVVEADGPDETEALAEIAALFASGFGELQ; encoded by the coding sequence ATGCTTGAGACCCGTGTTCGCGTAGTGAACGAGCTTGGACTTCATGCGAGGGCGGCCGCTCAGCTTGTTCGAAAAGCCGCGGCCTTCAGGTCGAGCATCAAAGTGACGCGGCTCGATCGCAACATCACTGCCAATGCAAAGTCCATATTGAGCGTGCTTTATATTGCGGCCGCTTTAGGCACAGAATTGGTAGTTGAAGCTGACGGGCCTGACGAAACAGAGGCATTAGCGGAGATCGCCGCACTTTTCGCCTCAGGCTTTGGCGAACTACAATAA
- a CDS encoding PTS sugar transporter subunit IIA, with protein sequence MNRVGGVIITHGQLANELVAAAEAVVGDLLHIRAVSIGWHDDVEIAKQEIGRAITEVETGSGVLLLTDMFGGTPTNIAAMFLESGKIEVVTGVNLPMVIKLATASADLGLDQLAHDVEEQGKTSISTAGSLLTPLKARKDA encoded by the coding sequence ATGAACAGAGTTGGCGGTGTAATTATCACCCATGGACAGCTTGCCAATGAACTCGTCGCTGCGGCCGAGGCAGTTGTGGGCGACCTTCTTCATATCAGGGCGGTTTCTATCGGTTGGCATGACGATGTTGAAATTGCCAAACAAGAGATAGGCAGGGCCATAACCGAAGTTGAAACGGGATCCGGCGTACTTTTGCTGACGGACATGTTCGGCGGGACGCCAACGAACATTGCGGCTATGTTTCTTGAGTCCGGAAAGATCGAAGTCGTTACAGGCGTCAATCTTCCCATGGTCATAAAGCTTGCAACAGCTTCAGCAGACCTCGGCCTCGACCAATTGGCGCATGATGTAGAGGAGCAAGGAAAGACGTCGATCTCGACGGCCGGCAGCCTTTTGACCCCTTTGAAAGCGAGGAAGGATGCTTGA
- the rapZ gene encoding RNase adapter RapZ, whose translation MPKEHPKSFSLPSLVIITGLSGSGMSSATDSLEDLGYFCVDNLPLTLLSTFGRLLRSSGARPPSIDKAALVINIRERQFLSEFPDELKKLTKKGPQPYVVFFEASDDVLLRRFSETRRPHPADDGKGLLSAIRRERLELRKIRKLADLIIDTSEQTVHSLRRLIHQKFTGLDEGIPLKIEVQSFGHKFGGPRGVDLLFDVRHLPNPYFQPALRDFSGEDKTVVDFLKEKEEVKETIDRFIDLLLYLVPKYKREGKSYLNIGIGCTGGRHRSVMVANAIAERLKESGFDAASSHRDISN comes from the coding sequence ATGCCGAAAGAGCATCCAAAGAGTTTTTCATTGCCGTCGCTGGTGATCATCACCGGACTTAGCGGCTCAGGAATGAGCTCTGCGACCGATTCGCTTGAGGACTTGGGCTATTTCTGCGTGGACAACCTACCGCTGACGCTTCTCTCTACCTTCGGTAGGCTTCTGAGATCATCGGGAGCACGGCCACCAAGCATCGATAAAGCGGCTTTGGTAATTAATATCCGTGAACGGCAATTTCTTTCGGAGTTTCCCGACGAGTTAAAGAAGCTTACAAAGAAGGGCCCTCAGCCATATGTGGTCTTTTTTGAGGCTTCGGATGACGTATTGCTCCGACGCTTTTCTGAGACCCGCCGGCCGCATCCGGCAGACGATGGGAAAGGGTTGTTGAGCGCGATTCGCCGAGAGAGGTTGGAACTGCGGAAGATCCGGAAGTTGGCGGACCTGATCATTGATACGTCTGAACAGACCGTGCATTCGCTGCGGCGCCTCATTCACCAGAAATTCACCGGGCTCGACGAGGGAATACCCCTTAAGATCGAGGTGCAAAGTTTCGGCCATAAGTTCGGCGGGCCTCGCGGCGTTGACCTTCTTTTCGATGTAAGGCACCTTCCAAACCCGTATTTTCAGCCGGCATTGAGGGATTTCTCGGGCGAAGATAAGACTGTGGTAGACTTCCTGAAAGAAAAGGAAGAAGTAAAGGAAACTATTGACCGTTTTATCGATCTACTTTTGTACCTGGTTCCGAAATACAAGCGTGAAGGCAAGTCGTACCTCAATATCGGGATCGGATGTACCGGCGGCCGCCACCGATCGGTGATGGTCGCAAATGCGATCGCGGAAAGGCTGAAAGAATCCGGGTTTGACGCGGCGTCCAGTCACCGGGACATCTCAAATTGA
- the raiA gene encoding ribosome-associated translation inhibitor RaiA has product MNIDYTGRHIEVTPALKAHVEDHFSKLTNLFDGKTPKIHVVIEVERGLHRSEIVMNWRNDVLTAETSADDMYQSLTQTISKIEKQARRLKDKVIDKYQKAQKASTLIVDEDQI; this is encoded by the coding sequence ATGAATATTGATTATACTGGAAGACATATTGAAGTAACGCCTGCACTGAAGGCGCACGTTGAAGACCATTTTTCAAAACTCACGAATTTGTTTGACGGCAAAACGCCGAAAATTCACGTGGTGATCGAGGTTGAAAGAGGGCTTCACCGGTCTGAGATCGTCATGAATTGGCGAAATGACGTTCTGACGGCCGAGACGTCCGCGGACGATATGTATCAATCTCTGACTCAGACTATCTCAAAGATCGAGAAACAAGCTCGGCGGTTGAAGGATAAGGTGATCGACAAATATCAAAAAGCCCAAAAAGCATCGACTTTGATCGTTGACGAGGATCAGATATAG
- the rpoN gene encoding RNA polymerase factor sigma-54 produces MSSLRLTTQLQQKMVLTPQLRQRIEMLQMTALELNDLIEEQMVENPILEEVQPGDEADEPGDNILDQNSDGIDVDIQQDTLSASGSDERIDPADITQFETYNAEDISLNGTSDTVTVDADAEAEHAGEANDPFDEIDYGREFQDYLDPGYRTQEIEYKDDAPSFEQFLTHSPSLSEHLEWQVNLLDLSEIESEAADEIIGNLDEDGRLRIAIDDIAASVGCSPMTVEYARQALMRLDPVGCGAFNVKECLLTQLEALGQADTLACRLVRDHLEDLQPHRLQHLAKATGVGLHELNETLIQIRQLDPYPGRRYSSEEAVFVSPEVYIEKIDDDYVIYFADDGSPRLRISHTYQSMLEQPDTSKETRDFIKDKMRSAVDLLRNIEHRRQTIYRVVECIVRRQRQFLDKGVEYIRPMMLKDVAEDIGMHLSTISRVVNRKYAHTPQGVIELRRFFSEGMLNEEGEEVSTRILKLKIKKMVEEEDSKDPLTDNEIAKILSKEGVKLSRRTVAKYRDQMNIPGSRERKTVI; encoded by the coding sequence ATGTCCTCACTACGACTGACAACTCAATTGCAGCAAAAGATGGTGCTGACGCCGCAATTGCGTCAGCGAATAGAGATGCTGCAAATGACCGCTCTCGAACTGAATGACCTGATCGAGGAGCAAATGGTCGAAAACCCTATTCTGGAAGAGGTTCAACCGGGCGATGAGGCTGACGAACCGGGCGACAATATTCTAGACCAAAACTCTGACGGTATTGACGTAGATATTCAGCAGGATACTTTGTCCGCCTCAGGATCGGATGAACGAATAGACCCCGCAGACATTACTCAGTTCGAGACTTATAACGCTGAAGACATTTCGCTCAACGGAACCTCGGATACAGTTACTGTGGATGCAGACGCTGAAGCCGAACACGCCGGCGAGGCCAATGATCCTTTTGATGAGATCGACTACGGAAGGGAATTTCAGGACTATTTGGATCCCGGCTATCGGACCCAGGAGATCGAATATAAGGACGATGCCCCCAGTTTTGAACAATTCCTTACGCATTCTCCGTCGTTGAGCGAACATTTGGAGTGGCAGGTCAACCTGTTAGACCTTTCTGAGATCGAATCTGAGGCCGCGGACGAGATAATTGGCAATCTGGATGAGGACGGAAGGCTCCGAATTGCTATTGATGACATCGCTGCATCGGTAGGATGTTCGCCGATGACGGTAGAATACGCTCGGCAGGCGTTGATGCGGCTCGATCCGGTTGGGTGCGGGGCATTTAACGTCAAGGAATGTCTCCTTACTCAGCTCGAGGCTTTAGGACAGGCCGACACGCTCGCCTGCCGTTTGGTCCGAGATCATCTGGAAGACCTTCAGCCGCATCGGCTGCAGCACCTTGCTAAGGCTACAGGAGTCGGTCTTCATGAGCTTAATGAAACTCTGATCCAGATCCGTCAGCTTGACCCGTATCCGGGCCGTCGCTATTCCTCGGAAGAGGCAGTGTTCGTATCGCCCGAAGTTTATATCGAAAAGATCGATGACGACTATGTGATCTATTTTGCTGACGACGGCAGTCCCCGTCTCCGCATTTCGCATACCTATCAGTCGATGCTCGAACAGCCGGACACTTCGAAAGAGACGCGGGATTTCATCAAAGACAAGATGCGCTCTGCTGTCGATCTGCTTCGCAATATTGAACATCGGCGACAGACGATCTATCGCGTCGTGGAATGCATAGTTCGCCGCCAGCGGCAGTTTCTCGATAAAGGTGTCGAATACATCAGGCCGATGATGCTAAAAGATGTGGCTGAGGATATCGGCATGCATTTGTCGACCATTTCTCGTGTCGTCAATAGAAAATATGCCCACACTCCGCAGGGCGTCATTGAGCTGCGTCGCTTTTTCAGCGAAGGGATGCTCAATGAGGAAGGTGAGGAGGTCTCGACCCGCATACTTAAATTGAAGATAAAAAAGATGGTCGAGGAAGAAGACAGTAAAGATCCGCTTACAGACAACGAGATCGCGAAGATATTGAGCAAGGAAGGTGTTAAACTATCAAGAAGAACGGTTGCGAAATACCGTGATCAAATGAACATTCCGGGCTCTAGGGAAAGAAAAACCGTAATATGA
- the lptB gene encoding LPS export ABC transporter ATP-binding protein codes for MNETKEALSRSNGKTKLEAIDLQKTYSGRRVVDGVSLYVETGEIVGLLGANGAGKTTTFFMLMGLERTEKGKIEMKGEAVTDLPMYLRARLGLGYLPQEASVFRKLTAEQNILAVLESRKMPRADRLSRLEELLEEFHLINVRSTRGESLSGGERRRVEIARCLATDPLFILLDEPFAGIDPIAIDDIKHLITYLRDRGIGILITDHNVRETLEITDRAYILSDGKVLRDGKPNELAADPDVRRHYLGERFKFA; via the coding sequence ATGAACGAAACGAAAGAGGCACTTTCACGATCGAACGGCAAAACAAAGCTGGAAGCGATCGATCTGCAGAAAACCTACAGCGGCAGACGAGTGGTCGATGGTGTGTCGCTATATGTAGAAACGGGCGAGATAGTAGGCCTTCTCGGTGCAAATGGTGCGGGAAAGACCACTACTTTCTTTATGTTGATGGGCCTCGAACGAACGGAAAAGGGAAAGATCGAGATGAAAGGCGAGGCAGTGACGGACCTGCCTATGTATCTTCGAGCACGCCTGGGACTGGGATATCTTCCCCAAGAGGCGTCGGTGTTTCGGAAACTGACCGCAGAACAGAACATCCTCGCGGTACTTGAGAGCCGAAAAATGCCACGCGCGGATAGATTATCTCGGCTTGAAGAACTTCTCGAGGAATTTCATCTGATCAATGTTCGGTCCACGAGAGGCGAATCACTCTCCGGCGGTGAAAGGCGGCGAGTTGAGATCGCGAGGTGCCTCGCTACAGATCCGCTATTCATTTTGCTCGATGAACCCTTCGCCGGCATCGATCCGATCGCTATCGATGACATAAAACATTTGATCACTTACCTTCGAGATCGGGGTATCGGCATTTTGATCACGGACCACAATGTAAGGGAAACGCTGGAGATCACGGATCGTGCCTATATCCTTTCGGATGGTAAGGTTTTAAGGGACGGTAAACCCAATGAACTCGCTGCGGATCCTGACGTGCGGCGTCATTATCTCGGTGAGCGATTCAAATTCGCCTGA
- the lptC gene encoding LPS export ABC transporter periplasmic protein LptC, translating to MSPTEQRAKNFAWKAKAPAIVRAFVLVALAALVFGIIAAYFNSRSKPQFTLRPEEARLSKELTAEVANYERTETKDGLPLYSVKAAIAKTFDDEHQELENVEFRLFGKDGEVSETLTAGRVVYIPKPEKDFTAFLRENVLIKARDGFEVRTESIAYEHGTNTAEADVPVKFNRGNLTGQSEKATLNLSSETLDLIGTVEFDIEGTGGIKTASIRSGSAVFDRPQAIATFANSVNVNAVSANSMTTELSAPRVIAYMNAVDGEKITPKSFKAFEGVKIVSKTPTSGSSAVSATEAAFDVAEDRFDLNGNVRIETGPNASRANITAASAVYYQNAGEFTLTNAEIVRPAERIAGDKLDGNLHADNTIKNVVIRGNANAKQETAERVIEIAGVEMNASFLQGGSITNANAVSGVKLVVVPNKVVSYSRATLTAQKGVGVNFRGGGDIDKARADGNAKLVLDPPSGSPDAAVRTISAETLRTVFRPNGKDISLAEAVGSASLTVDPVSSGMNFYRTVVNAPRMDCEFYSSGNNARLCTAATKASVVRSPKFTAAARGDQKMNADRFVARFEEASGQLERIEASGSARFVELDRNATAKEFSFTQNDQVVRLRGGEPTVWDSRARAKAGEIDWDTKGNRSYLRGRVSTTFYNVRNFGNSAPFTSGNDPVFLTSEQAEFDHANESGLYTGNARAWQQSNYVRADSLFIDQKNGQMKGEGGVQSQLSRVRIRRGTSDSTFPVVASSKSVFYDRNERVLKYRENVDIRQGTDRITAAVVDVFLTESGDIAQTVAENSVNISQPGRRASGDWAQYTASDESVVLRGRPAVVSDSEAGSTQSSQISYSMRDRRAVSNGKPEAGGNGRSRTVYRVKPGE from the coding sequence ATGTCGCCAACAGAACAACGGGCAAAGAATTTCGCATGGAAGGCAAAAGCGCCGGCCATTGTGCGGGCTTTTGTTCTGGTTGCTCTGGCGGCACTTGTATTTGGTATCATTGCGGCCTATTTCAACAGCCGCAGCAAACCGCAGTTCACGCTTCGTCCGGAAGAGGCAAGACTATCAAAGGAACTCACCGCAGAGGTCGCGAATTACGAACGCACCGAGACGAAAGACGGCCTGCCGCTCTATTCGGTGAAAGCAGCCATAGCGAAGACGTTTGACGATGAACATCAAGAGCTTGAGAACGTCGAATTCCGTCTTTTTGGCAAGGACGGCGAAGTTAGCGAGACGCTGACCGCCGGCCGCGTAGTATACATCCCGAAACCTGAGAAAGATTTTACGGCATTCCTCCGGGAGAACGTGCTTATCAAAGCACGCGATGGCTTTGAGGTTCGGACTGAATCTATCGCATACGAACACGGTACGAATACCGCGGAAGCGGACGTACCCGTGAAATTCAACCGCGGCAACCTGACAGGACAAAGTGAGAAGGCGACGTTGAACCTGAGTTCGGAAACGCTCGACCTGATCGGCACCGTTGAATTCGACATCGAGGGCACTGGCGGCATAAAGACCGCTTCGATCCGCTCGGGATCGGCAGTTTTTGACCGCCCGCAAGCTATTGCTACATTTGCAAACTCCGTGAATGTTAACGCGGTTTCTGCGAATAGTATGACGACGGAACTTTCCGCACCGCGCGTCATTGCTTATATGAACGCAGTCGATGGCGAAAAGATAACCCCAAAGAGTTTCAAGGCGTTCGAGGGTGTGAAGATAGTCAGCAAAACACCCACGTCTGGAAGTTCAGCGGTTTCTGCAACCGAAGCGGCGTTTGACGTAGCGGAGGACAGATTCGACCTCAACGGAAATGTGCGCATCGAAACGGGGCCGAACGCTTCTCGTGCCAACATCACCGCCGCTAGCGCTGTTTATTATCAAAATGCGGGAGAATTCACTCTCACAAATGCTGAGATAGTTCGCCCCGCCGAACGCATTGCCGGCGACAAATTGGACGGCAATCTGCACGCCGACAACACGATCAAGAACGTCGTCATCAGGGGGAATGCCAATGCTAAACAGGAAACCGCAGAACGCGTTATTGAGATCGCAGGCGTTGAAATGAACGCTTCGTTCTTACAAGGTGGAAGCATCACAAACGCCAATGCCGTGTCAGGCGTAAAGCTTGTTGTTGTTCCTAACAAGGTAGTTTCCTATTCACGGGCGACGCTAACCGCGCAGAAGGGCGTTGGCGTCAATTTTCGCGGCGGCGGCGACATTGACAAGGCGCGTGCGGACGGCAACGCGAAACTTGTTCTCGATCCTCCCTCAGGCAGCCCGGATGCCGCGGTTCGCACCATTTCAGCTGAGACTCTCCGAACCGTCTTCCGTCCGAACGGCAAAGATATCTCGTTGGCGGAGGCTGTCGGTTCGGCTTCATTAACTGTTGATCCTGTCAGCAGCGGCATGAACTTCTACCGCACGGTCGTAAACGCACCGCGGATGGATTGCGAGTTCTATTCGTCAGGAAATAATGCGCGTCTATGCACCGCCGCCACAAAAGCGTCTGTTGTTAGATCACCGAAATTTACGGCCGCGGCGCGGGGCGATCAAAAAATGAACGCCGACAGATTTGTCGCCCGTTTCGAAGAGGCAAGCGGCCAATTGGAGCGGATCGAAGCGTCCGGTTCAGCCCGCTTCGTCGAGCTTGATCGTAACGCGACGGCAAAGGAATTTTCATTCACGCAGAACGATCAGGTCGTTCGGCTTCGCGGCGGCGAACCGACCGTTTGGGATTCGCGTGCGCGTGCAAAGGCCGGCGAGATCGATTGGGATACAAAGGGAAACCGGTCTTATCTGCGCGGCAGGGTCAGCACAACGTTTTACAATGTTCGGAATTTTGGCAATTCGGCACCTTTCACGTCCGGCAACGATCCCGTTTTCTTGACCTCCGAACAGGCAGAGTTCGATCACGCTAACGAAAGCGGTCTTTACACCGGGAACGCGCGTGCATGGCAGCAGTCGAATTATGTGCGGGCAGATTCGCTGTTCATCGATCAGAAAAATGGACAAATGAAAGGCGAAGGCGGCGTACAAAGCCAGCTAAGCCGCGTTCGAATTCGCCGCGGCACCAGCGATTCGACGTTTCCGGTTGTTGCATCATCGAAGAGCGTTTTTTATGACCGGAATGAGCGTGTGCTCAAATATCGGGAAAATGTCGATATCCGCCAAGGTACAGATCGAATAACGGCGGCAGTTGTTGATGTATTCCTCACTGAATCCGGCGATATTGCGCAGACCGTTGCAGAGAATTCCGTTAATATTTCTCAGCCGGGAAGGCGTGCATCGGGCGATTGGGCTCAATACACCGCGTCCGATGAATCAGTGGTATTGCGGGGCCGCCCGGCGGTCGTTTCAGACAGCGAAGCCGGTTCCACACAAAGTTCACAAATATCGTATTCGATGCGTGACCGCCGGGCAGTAAGTAACGGTAAACCTGAAGCCGGCGGCAACGGCCGGTCAAGAACCGTCTATCGCGTAAAGCCCGGTGAATGA